In a single window of the Rhizobiaceae bacterium genome:
- the rpe gene encoding ribulose-phosphate 3-epimerase produces MTGKTIIAPSILSADFSRLGDEVEAVARAGADWIHLDVMDGHFVPNITFGPPVIKALRNRTDKVFDCHLMIAPADPFLEAFAEAGCDYITVHAEAGPHLDRSLQAIRHLGKKAGVSLNPSTPESVIEYVLDRLDLILLMTVNPGFGGQAFIPAVVEKVRRVKAMIGDRPIHIEIDGGVSPETAPLVAAAGANVLVAGSAIFKGGNENAYRANMSAIRAASDAAMREAR; encoded by the coding sequence ATGACCGGCAAGACCATTATCGCACCATCCATCCTCTCGGCGGATTTCTCCCGGCTGGGCGATGAAGTCGAGGCGGTGGCGCGGGCGGGCGCGGACTGGATTCATCTCGATGTGATGGACGGCCATTTCGTGCCTAACATCACCTTCGGCCCGCCGGTCATCAAGGCGCTGCGCAACCGCACCGACAAGGTGTTCGACTGCCATTTGATGATCGCGCCTGCCGATCCGTTTCTGGAAGCATTCGCCGAAGCGGGCTGCGACTACATCACCGTGCATGCGGAGGCCGGGCCGCATCTCGACCGATCGCTCCAGGCCATCCGGCATCTCGGCAAGAAGGCGGGCGTCTCGCTCAATCCTTCGACACCTGAAAGCGTCATCGAATATGTGCTCGACCGGCTCGACCTCATCCTGCTGATGACGGTCAATCCCGGCTTCGGCGGGCAGGCTTTCATTCCTGCGGTGGTTGAGAAGGTGCGGCGCGTCAAGGCCATGATCGGCGACCGCCCCATCCATATCGAGATCGACGGCGGCGTCTCGCCCGAAACCGCGCCGCTCGTTGCGGCGGCGGGTGCGAACGTTCTCGTCGCCGGGTCGGCGATTTTCAAGGGCGGCAACGAAAACGCCTACCGTGCCAATATGTCCGCCATCCGCGCCGCATCCGACGCCGCAATGAGGGAGGCAAGATAA
- a CDS encoding quinoprotein relay system zinc metallohydrolase 2: protein MKPTRRHLLQLATSAAASVFVPAPVRAQDLALSLKPVGDGIFAFSGTDELMTPANHGAICNVGLVVGTDAAAVIDSGGSYVEGAALLDAIRGLTDRPIRYLINTHMHPDHIFGNAAFKGTGATIVGHRNLPAALEARGEFYLHSFRRQIGDELMRGVEIIPPTLLVDDRMDLDLGGRTLHLRAWRPAHTDNDLTVLDSATNIFFAGDLVFLGHLPTLDGSLLGWMRQLDELAAVSASSVVPGHGPSPSPWPQSLDPERRYFEVLATDLRKSIKDGVPLAKAVKTAGQSERARWKLFDDYNERNATTAYAELEWE from the coding sequence ATGAAACCGACCCGCCGCCATCTGCTGCAACTGGCGACATCCGCCGCAGCATCGGTCTTCGTCCCGGCGCCTGTCCGCGCGCAGGACCTCGCGCTGTCACTGAAGCCTGTCGGGGACGGCATTTTCGCGTTTTCCGGCACGGATGAACTGATGACGCCGGCCAATCACGGAGCAATCTGCAATGTCGGGCTCGTGGTCGGCACGGACGCCGCCGCCGTGATCGACAGCGGCGGCAGCTATGTCGAAGGCGCGGCCCTGCTGGACGCCATCCGCGGCCTGACCGACAGGCCGATCCGCTATCTGATCAATACGCATATGCACCCCGACCACATTTTCGGCAACGCCGCCTTCAAGGGCACGGGCGCAACGATCGTCGGGCACAGGAACCTTCCCGCCGCACTGGAAGCGCGTGGCGAATTCTACCTGCACAGCTTTCGCCGCCAGATCGGCGACGAGCTGATGCGCGGCGTCGAGATCATTCCGCCGACTCTGCTCGTCGACGACCGCATGGACCTCGACCTCGGTGGCCGAACGCTGCATCTGCGTGCGTGGCGGCCCGCCCATACCGACAACGACCTGACCGTGCTGGACAGCGCCACGAACATTTTCTTCGCGGGCGATCTGGTGTTCCTCGGCCATCTGCCGACGCTCGACGGTTCGCTGCTCGGCTGGATGCGGCAATTGGACGAGCTTGCCGCCGTCAGCGCGTCGTCGGTGGTTCCAGGTCACGGACCCTCGCCATCGCCATGGCCGCAATCGCTCGATCCCGAGCGGCGATATTTCGAGGTGCTTGCGACAGACCTGCGGAAGTCCATCAAGGACGGCGTGCCTTTGGCAAAAGCAGTAAAAACAGCCGGACAAAGCGAACGCGCCCGCTGGAAACTTTTCGACGACTATAACGAACGCAACGCAACGACTGCCTATGCCGAACTTGAATGGGAATAG
- a CDS encoding DUF447 family protein translates to MPYIRETILTTVDKQGDVHIAPLGIIEEGEHWIIAPFRPSKTLDNLAEVPFAVANYTDDVRVFAGCLTGRKDWPLRALENVAVPRLEAALAHSVLEVVQVVDDPLRPRHVCRITSEQNHAPFTGLNRARAAVLELAILVSRLNMLPREKIESEIAYLAIAIEKTAGPHERLAWQWLMERVNAHLGRA, encoded by the coding sequence ATGCCCTATATCCGGGAAACGATCCTGACGACCGTGGACAAACAGGGCGACGTGCACATCGCGCCGCTCGGCATCATCGAAGAAGGCGAGCACTGGATCATCGCGCCCTTTCGTCCCTCGAAGACGCTGGACAATCTCGCGGAGGTTCCTTTTGCCGTCGCCAACTACACCGACGATGTGCGCGTGTTCGCGGGTTGCCTGACGGGGCGGAAGGACTGGCCGCTGCGCGCGCTCGAAAATGTCGCGGTGCCGCGCCTCGAAGCAGCGCTTGCCCATTCGGTGCTGGAAGTCGTGCAGGTGGTGGATGATCCGCTGCGGCCGCGCCATGTCTGCCGCATCACCTCGGAACAGAACCATGCGCCCTTCACCGGCCTCAACCGCGCGAGGGCCGCTGTGCTGGAACTGGCGATACTCGTCAGCCGGCTAAACATGCTGCCGCGTGAAAAGATCGAATCCGAAATTGCCTACCTTGCCATCGCCATCGAGAAAACGGCCGGGCCGCACGAAAGGCTGGCATGGCAATGGCTGATGGAGCGCGTTAACGCGCATCTGGGCAGGGCTTGA
- a CDS encoding cytochrome c family protein has protein sequence MRILAIVAAVAVTAVSASQSWGQDAAAGEKVFTKCKACHVADKDTNKIGPSLFKLNGRTAGTHPDFKYSPAMIEAGKSGVVWDDATLAQYLKDPKAMVKGTKMAFVGLKNDADIANVIAYIDQFK, from the coding sequence ATGCGAATTCTTGCGATTGTAGCTGCCGTCGCGGTCACCGCCGTGTCGGCAAGCCAAAGCTGGGGACAGGATGCGGCCGCCGGGGAAAAAGTGTTTACCAAATGCAAGGCGTGCCATGTGGCCGACAAGGACACCAACAAGATCGGGCCGTCGCTGTTCAAGCTGAACGGCCGGACCGCCGGCACCCATCCGGATTTCAAATATTCACCTGCGATGATCGAGGCGGGCAAGTCCGGCGTGGTCTGGGACGACGCTACGCTGGCGCAGTATCTCAAGGACCCGAAGGCCATGGTCAAGGGTACGAAAATGGCCTTCGTCGGGCTGAAGAACGACGCCGACATCGCCAATGTGATCGCCTATATCGACCAGTTCAAATAA
- a CDS encoding flavoprotein, translating to MARLHTPRWAWALTGSGHFFVESFALIRALRHCDVFVSKAANEVLRMYKLKLDFPETTRVLHDKTASSVPVGGFYHGVYHTAVVAPASSNTVAKCVWGISDSLPTNVYAQAGKCRVPSIVFACDTAPELLTMAPHGPVKVYPRPIDLENTERLKGFERTRVVESLADLETAIRERQAELGDDG from the coding sequence ATGGCGAGGCTGCACACCCCGCGCTGGGCCTGGGCGCTGACCGGATCGGGCCATTTCTTCGTGGAAAGCTTCGCGCTCATTCGCGCGCTGCGCCATTGCGACGTGTTCGTCTCGAAGGCCGCGAACGAGGTGCTGCGCATGTACAAGCTCAAGCTGGACTTTCCCGAAACGACGCGCGTGCTGCACGACAAGACGGCGAGTTCCGTGCCGGTGGGTGGCTTCTACCACGGAGTCTATCATACAGCGGTGGTCGCGCCCGCCTCCTCCAACACGGTCGCGAAATGCGTGTGGGGTATCTCCGATTCGCTGCCCACCAATGTCTACGCGCAGGCCGGGAAATGCCGCGTGCCGTCCATCGTGTTTGCCTGCGACACCGCGCCGGAACTCCTGACCATGGCCCCGCATGGCCCCGTAAAGGTCTATCCGCGCCCGATCGACCTCGAAAACACCGAGCGGCTGAAAGGTTTCGAGCGCACGCGCGTGGTGGAGTCGCTGGCTGACCTCGAAACCGCCATTCGCGAGCGGCAGGCGGAACTGGGCGACGATGGCTGA
- a CDS encoding ATP-binding cassette domain-containing protein, with translation MQPVGALAPLRAEIADKTFRSADGASLTAIRDLAFEVRQGEFACLLGPSGCGKTTILRILLGLDTDYSGAVRFPLPEGARTAAVFQEPTLLPWRTVEQNVRLAMPRDLHEKNLDALFETLGLAAMRNLYPSELSLGLARRAALARAFAVEPSVLLLDEPFVSLDEQTAQRLRHLLLTIWAERPTTVLMVTHNLNEALMLSDRIILLSRRPAHVEGVFDVRLPREYRNAQVMSDLLRAFHEKFPGVA, from the coding sequence ATGCAACCCGTTGGCGCCCTCGCCCCGCTTAGGGCGGAGATCGCCGACAAGACGTTCCGCTCCGCCGACGGAGCATCGCTGACGGCGATCCGCGATCTTGCCTTCGAGGTGCGGCAGGGCGAGTTCGCGTGCCTGCTCGGTCCCTCCGGCTGCGGCAAGACGACGATCCTGCGCATCCTTCTCGGCCTCGACACGGACTATTCCGGCGCGGTCCGGTTTCCGCTCCCGGAAGGCGCGCGCACAGCCGCCGTTTTCCAGGAGCCGACGCTGCTGCCTTGGCGAACGGTCGAGCAGAATGTGCGCCTCGCCATGCCGCGCGACCTGCACGAAAAGAACCTCGATGCGCTGTTCGAGACGCTCGGGCTTGCCGCCATGCGCAATCTCTACCCCTCCGAACTGTCGCTTGGGCTGGCGCGCCGCGCAGCACTTGCGCGCGCCTTCGCGGTCGAGCCGTCGGTGCTCCTGCTGGACGAGCCCTTCGTCTCGCTCGACGAGCAGACCGCGCAACGGCTGCGCCATCTCCTGCTCACCATCTGGGCCGAACGTCCCACCACGGTGCTGATGGTCACGCACAACCTCAACGAAGCGCTGATGCTGTCCGACCGCATCATCCTGCTCTCGCGCCGTCCGGCCCATGTCGAGGGTGTGTTCGACGTGCGGCTGCCGCGCGAATATCGCAACGCACAGGTGATGAGCGACCTGCTGCGCGCCTTCCATGAAAAATTCCCGGGCGTGGCCTGA
- the gph gene encoding phosphoglycolate phosphatase (PGP is an essential enzyme in the glycolate salvage pathway in higher organisms (photorespiration in plants). Phosphoglycolate results from the oxidase activity of RubisCO in the Calvin cycle when concentrations of carbon dioxide are low relative to oxygen. This enzyme is a member of the Haloacid Dehalogenase (HAD) superfamily of aspartate-nucleophile hydrolase enzymes (PF00702).) — protein MTSSQMPQAVLFDLDGTLIDSAPDIHAAVVELLGTRGLPPITLEQAKSMIGNGVAKLVERAFTASGMPLEGTALGDVQRDMIPIYNRHLTNLTRLMPGALAAIRQLREAGVKLGLVTNKPQAATREVLLHFRLAEAFGAVIGGDTMAQKKPSPEPLLMALSQLEADRAHAVMVGDSTTDVEAARNAALRAIVVRGGYSKVPLEGLGADMVLDSLEDLPAALRSRQPA, from the coding sequence ATGACCTCTTCGCAGATGCCGCAAGCCGTTTTGTTCGACCTTGACGGGACGCTCATCGATTCGGCGCCCGATATCCACGCAGCAGTCGTGGAACTGCTCGGAACGCGCGGCCTGCCGCCGATCACGCTCGAACAGGCGAAATCCATGATTGGCAACGGCGTCGCCAAGCTGGTCGAACGCGCTTTTACCGCATCAGGCATGCCGCTTGAGGGTACGGCGCTCGGGGACGTCCAGCGCGACATGATCCCGATCTATAACCGGCACCTGACAAACCTGACGCGGCTGATGCCGGGCGCGCTGGCAGCAATCCGGCAGCTTCGCGAAGCGGGCGTCAAGCTCGGGCTGGTCACCAACAAGCCGCAGGCGGCGACCCGAGAGGTGCTTCTGCACTTCCGTCTGGCGGAAGCGTTCGGCGCGGTGATCGGCGGCGATACGATGGCTCAGAAAAAGCCGTCGCCGGAGCCGCTCCTGATGGCGCTCAGCCAGCTGGAAGCCGATCGCGCGCATGCGGTGATGGTGGGCGACAGCACGACGGATGTCGAAGCTGCCCGCAACGCCGCACTGCGTGCAATCGTCGTTCGCGGCGGATACAGCAAGGTGCCGCTGGAAGGGCTCGGAGCCGACATGGTGCTCGACAGCCTTGAGGATTTGCCCGCCGCGCTGCGGTCCAGGCAACCGGCGTAG
- a CDS encoding thioredoxin family protein: MAGIPPVCDFGWAAVDGRLPAVDGQTLSIFEQAGPNGLVVAFICNHCPYVKAVVDRIVRDARDLAKVGIGFVAISSNDAVAYPEDSFDRMKLFAKQHGFAFPYLYDEDQSVARAYGAACTPDFFGFNKDLKLQYRGRLNASRAQTGDPDLRRDLYLAMLEVAETGNGPKDQIASIGCSIKWKDAA; this comes from the coding sequence ATGGCCGGGATACCACCTGTCTGCGATTTCGGCTGGGCAGCGGTCGATGGACGCTTGCCGGCAGTCGATGGACAAACGCTGTCCATATTCGAACAGGCGGGACCGAACGGCCTCGTCGTCGCCTTCATCTGCAATCATTGTCCCTATGTGAAAGCGGTCGTCGACCGCATCGTCCGCGATGCACGCGACCTTGCGAAAGTAGGAATCGGCTTTGTCGCCATCAGTTCCAACGACGCCGTCGCCTATCCGGAGGATTCCTTCGACCGCATGAAGCTCTTCGCGAAGCAGCACGGCTTTGCCTTTCCCTATCTGTATGACGAGGATCAAAGCGTGGCGCGCGCCTACGGGGCTGCCTGCACGCCGGACTTCTTCGGTTTCAACAAGGATCTGAAGCTGCAATATCGTGGCCGTCTCAATGCCTCGCGAGCGCAGACCGGCGACCCCGATTTGCGTCGAGACCTTTACCTTGCAATGCTCGAAGTGGCCGAAACGGGCAATGGTCCTAAGGACCAGATCGCCTCCATCGGATGCTCGATCAAGTGGAAAGACGCCGCATGA
- a CDS encoding ABC transporter substrate-binding protein, giving the protein MTSEHALSRRSVLTLLATASALAVPRVHAADLPKVRVGVLKFGTVNWELDSLRHNGFDKAHNVEVEVVYFAGEDATNVALLAGEIDLIVSDWLWVSRLRSEGEDLALIPYSTAVGAIMVRQDSPINSIADLRGRKLGVAGGPIDKSWLLIQALAKRDHGIDLASEAEIAYGAPPLMSEKAMQGELDAVLNFWHFCARLEANGFRRLVSANEAALALGATGPVASLGYIVHDKWAADNEAALRGFIAASGDTKKLLARSDEEWQRLAPVMRAEGKELETLRDRYREGIPTRPVADDAADAARVYEVLASIGGEKLVGKATKMAPGTYWSGLFE; this is encoded by the coding sequence ATGACATCCGAGCATGCGCTTTCGCGGCGCAGCGTCCTTACGCTTCTGGCGACGGCGTCCGCCCTTGCCGTGCCGCGCGTACATGCAGCGGACCTGCCGAAAGTCAGGGTGGGTGTGCTGAAGTTCGGGACCGTCAACTGGGAGCTGGACAGCCTCAGGCACAATGGTTTCGACAAGGCGCACAATGTCGAGGTGGAAGTGGTCTATTTCGCCGGCGAAGATGCCACCAACGTAGCCCTGCTGGCTGGGGAGATCGACCTGATCGTGTCCGACTGGCTGTGGGTGTCGCGGCTTCGATCCGAAGGCGAAGACCTCGCGCTGATTCCCTATTCCACGGCGGTCGGCGCAATCATGGTCAGGCAGGATTCGCCCATCAATTCGATTGCCGACCTCAGGGGTCGGAAGCTCGGCGTAGCCGGCGGACCGATCGACAAGAGCTGGCTGCTGATTCAGGCGCTCGCCAAGCGCGACCACGGCATCGACCTCGCCTCGGAGGCCGAAATCGCTTATGGCGCGCCGCCGCTGATGTCTGAAAAGGCGATGCAGGGCGAACTCGATGCCGTGCTGAATTTCTGGCACTTCTGCGCGCGCCTCGAAGCCAACGGGTTTCGCAGGCTGGTAAGCGCCAATGAGGCAGCGCTCGCGCTCGGCGCGACAGGTCCCGTCGCTTCGCTCGGCTACATCGTCCACGACAAATGGGCGGCCGATAACGAGGCCGCCTTGCGTGGCTTCATCGCTGCCTCTGGAGACACGAAGAAGCTTCTCGCTCGCTCGGACGAGGAATGGCAAAGGCTGGCGCCGGTCATGCGCGCGGAAGGCAAGGAACTGGAAACGCTGCGCGACCGCTACCGGGAGGGCATCCCGACGCGTCCGGTCGCCGACGACGCCGCCGACGCCGCAAGGGTCTATGAGGTGCTGGCCTCAATCGGCGGCGAAAAGCTTGTCGGCAAGGCCACGAAAATGGCGCCCGGCACCTATTGGTCGGGCCTGTTCGAATGA
- a CDS encoding quinoprotein dehydrogenase-associated SoxYZ-like carrier, which produces MQANVKAERQTASPLSYLLTLSICALGVVIALGGGAGAQQTTTSSEQIWQALRGDVFGDRAIVSDDGVVRIEAPKRAQDAAIVPVDIYLDAAKAPDGVKAVTMVIDVNPAPVAAKFDLGKDAGVTHISTRVRVNDYSFIRVIAETGDGKLHMSQTFVKASGGCSAPAVKNSQEALASMGQMKMRQFDGAEKMSKAEEIQLMIRHPNNSGLQRDPLTQYFIPAHFVDKLSVSQGDRLILAMEGGISISEDPNFRFDFNASGKEPLKVVASDTEGKQFESEWPLAAPVSN; this is translated from the coding sequence ATGCAAGCGAATGTGAAGGCCGAACGGCAAACCGCTTCGCCCTTGTCGTATCTCTTGACCCTTTCGATATGTGCGCTCGGCGTCGTGATCGCTTTGGGTGGTGGCGCGGGCGCGCAGCAGACCACGACTTCGTCGGAGCAGATCTGGCAGGCCCTGAGGGGCGACGTGTTCGGCGACCGCGCGATTGTCAGCGATGACGGCGTGGTGCGTATCGAAGCGCCGAAGCGCGCGCAGGATGCGGCCATCGTGCCGGTGGACATCTATCTCGATGCCGCCAAGGCGCCGGATGGCGTAAAGGCCGTCACAATGGTCATCGATGTGAACCCTGCCCCGGTCGCCGCGAAGTTCGACCTCGGCAAGGATGCGGGCGTGACCCACATATCGACGCGCGTCAGGGTCAACGATTATTCCTTCATCCGCGTCATCGCGGAAACCGGCGACGGCAAGCTGCACATGTCGCAGACCTTCGTGAAAGCGTCGGGCGGCTGCTCCGCCCCCGCCGTCAAGAACTCACAGGAGGCGCTTGCGTCGATGGGCCAGATGAAGATGCGCCAGTTCGACGGTGCGGAGAAGATGAGCAAAGCCGAGGAAATCCAGCTCATGATCCGGCATCCGAACAACTCCGGCCTGCAACGCGATCCGCTGACCCAGTATTTCATTCCCGCCCATTTCGTGGACAAGCTCAGCGTCTCGCAGGGCGACAGGCTGATCCTCGCCATGGAAGGCGGAATCTCGATTTCGGAGGACCCCAATTTCCGCTTCGACTTCAATGCGAGCGGAAAGGAACCGCTCAAGGTCGTCGCCAGCGACACCGAAGGCAAGCAGTTCGAAAGCGAATGGCCGCTCGCAGCGCCGGTCTCGAATTGA
- a CDS encoding dihydroneopterin aldolase, translated as MSLAVVKLGGSAATSPSLAGWLAAVEASTRPLVLVPGGGPFADCVRDSQKALGFSDKAAHAMALLAMEQFGHVLVERTARFHAARDMEEIATALGAGNIPVWFPTRMVLGEPAIPASWDITSDSLAAWLAGHLDAAALLLIKQTDDFTSADTPETLAARGVVDAAFAGFSRSPALYIAGHRHLPEAANLFASGRVPGERIALATSIRRAS; from the coding sequence GTGAGCCTCGCCGTGGTCAAGCTCGGCGGCAGCGCGGCGACGTCGCCGTCGCTGGCGGGCTGGCTTGCCGCCGTCGAAGCGTCCACGCGGCCGCTGGTGCTGGTGCCAGGCGGCGGGCCGTTCGCCGATTGCGTGCGTGACAGCCAGAAGGCGCTCGGCTTCTCCGACAAGGCCGCGCATGCCATGGCGCTGCTCGCCATGGAGCAGTTCGGCCATGTGCTGGTCGAGCGAACCGCCCGGTTCCACGCCGCCCGCGACATGGAGGAAATCGCCACCGCGCTCGGCGCGGGCAATATCCCGGTCTGGTTTCCCACGCGCATGGTCCTTGGCGAACCCGCCATTCCCGCGTCATGGGACATCACGTCGGACTCGCTTGCCGCATGGCTGGCCGGTCATCTGGACGCCGCCGCGCTCCTGCTCATCAAGCAGACGGATGATTTCACCAGCGCCGATACGCCCGAAACGCTCGCCGCGCGCGGCGTGGTCGACGCGGCTTTTGCGGGATTTTCCAGGTCCCCGGCGCTCTACATCGCAGGGCACCGACATCTGCCCGAAGCCGCAAATCTGTTCGCAAGCGGACGCGTTCCCGGCGAGCGCATCGCCTTGGCCACCTCCATCCGCAGGGCCAGCTAG
- a CDS encoding DUF6513 domain-containing protein — protein MAERLVFVTGHLAMARLERQLAALGETDFMWSVVDIGVKVAALMTEQIIMRRLAPEPGTDRIILPGRYRGDTDRLAAHFGIPFQRGPDEIADLPAFLGRKGQPPDLSRHDMRIFAEIVEASMMDVPALVARARSLADAGADVIDLGCLPETPFPHLADAVRALIAEGHAVSVDSADIKELRTGAEAGATYLLSLTEHTLHLAVETGATPILIPSQPGDLDSLGRAIDAARQAGIGVIADPVLDPIHFGFAQSLGRFLEARRRWPDIELLMGTGNLTELTDADTSGITAVLGGICSELSIRNVLVVNVSPHTHRTVQEHDIARRVLFAARRDAALPRGYGNGLLQVHDRKPFASTVEDIARLAAEVRDRNFRIMTAEDGIHIFNGSGHHVATDAFELFPKLGVESDGGHAFYLGAELAKAETAWRLGKRYAQDEPLDWGVACDLPEQDRLRLNEAGHTLRARKGSD, from the coding sequence ATGGCTGAGCGGCTGGTTTTCGTCACGGGCCATCTGGCGATGGCGCGGCTGGAGCGGCAACTCGCCGCGCTCGGCGAAACCGATTTCATGTGGTCGGTCGTAGACATCGGCGTCAAGGTCGCCGCGCTGATGACCGAACAGATCATCATGCGCCGCCTTGCGCCGGAACCCGGCACGGATCGCATCATCCTGCCGGGTCGCTATCGCGGCGACACCGACCGGCTGGCCGCGCATTTCGGCATACCCTTCCAGCGCGGACCGGACGAGATCGCCGACCTCCCCGCCTTTCTCGGGCGCAAGGGCCAGCCGCCCGACCTGTCGCGGCACGATATGCGCATTTTCGCTGAAATCGTCGAAGCATCGATGATGGACGTGCCGGCGCTTGTCGCCCGCGCGCGCAGTCTGGCGGATGCGGGTGCGGACGTGATCGACCTCGGCTGCCTGCCCGAGACACCGTTCCCGCATCTGGCCGATGCCGTGCGGGCGCTCATCGCCGAAGGCCATGCGGTCAGCGTCGATTCCGCCGACATCAAGGAACTGCGAACCGGCGCGGAAGCGGGCGCGACCTATCTGCTGAGCCTGACCGAACACACGCTGCACCTTGCCGTCGAGACCGGCGCGACGCCGATCCTGATTCCGTCCCAGCCGGGCGATCTCGACTCGCTCGGGCGCGCCATCGATGCGGCCCGGCAGGCAGGCATTGGCGTCATCGCGGACCCGGTGCTGGACCCGATCCATTTCGGCTTCGCGCAATCGCTGGGCCGCTTCCTCGAAGCGCGCAGGCGCTGGCCCGACATCGAACTGCTGATGGGAACGGGCAACCTCACTGAACTGACCGACGCCGACACATCCGGCATCACCGCCGTGCTGGGCGGCATCTGTTCCGAGCTTTCCATCCGCAACGTGCTGGTGGTGAACGTCAGCCCGCATACGCACCGCACGGTGCAGGAGCACGACATCGCCCGGCGGGTGCTGTTCGCGGCGCGGCGCGACGCTGCCCTTCCGCGCGGCTACGGCAACGGCCTGCTGCAGGTGCACGACCGCAAGCCGTTCGCTTCAACCGTCGAGGACATCGCGCGGCTGGCGGCGGAGGTGCGCGACCGCAATTTCCGCATCATGACCGCCGAGGACGGAATCCACATTTTCAACGGCAGCGGCCATCATGTCGCAACGGACGCATTCGAACTGTTTCCGAAGCTCGGTGTCGAAAGCGACGGCGGCCACGCCTTCTATCTCGGCGCGGAGCTGGCCAAGGCCGAAACCGCGTGGCGGCTCGGCAAGCGCTACGCGCAGGACGAACCGCTCGACTGGGGCGTTGCCTGCGACCTGCCCGAGCAGGACAGGCTGCGCCTCAATGAAGCGGGGCACACGCTACGCGCAAGAAAGGGGTCGGATTGA
- a CDS encoding ABC transporter permease, which translates to MVAASLWPSRAFPSPAAVAGVLQREAASGDLFFHLGMTLWRVAASFVLAMLIGSAIGVALGLRPRADRFFGPWVVLFLNLPALVIIVLAYIWFGLNEVAAIGAVAVNKIPNVVVTMREGARALEPRYGELAKVYRFSAWERLRHVLLPQLQPYLAAASRTGIALIWKIVLVVELLGRSNGVGFQIYLFFQTFDVAAILAYTLAFVAIMLLIELLLVQPFERHATRWRPRPA; encoded by the coding sequence ATGGTTGCGGCATCGCTCTGGCCAAGCCGCGCGTTTCCCTCGCCCGCCGCCGTCGCGGGGGTCCTGCAACGGGAAGCCGCCAGCGGCGATCTCTTCTTTCATCTCGGCATGACGCTGTGGCGCGTCGCGGCCTCCTTTGTGCTGGCCATGCTGATCGGCTCGGCAATCGGCGTGGCCCTTGGCCTCAGGCCGCGCGCGGATCGTTTCTTCGGTCCCTGGGTGGTGCTGTTCCTGAACCTGCCCGCGCTGGTCATCATCGTGCTGGCCTATATCTGGTTCGGCCTCAATGAGGTTGCGGCCATCGGCGCGGTTGCGGTCAACAAGATTCCGAATGTGGTCGTCACCATGCGCGAAGGCGCGCGCGCTCTCGAACCACGCTATGGCGAGCTTGCCAAAGTGTATCGCTTCAGCGCATGGGAGCGGTTGCGGCATGTGCTGCTGCCCCAGTTGCAGCCATATCTGGCCGCCGCCTCACGCACGGGCATCGCGCTGATCTGGAAGATCGTGCTGGTGGTCGAATTGCTGGGGCGCTCGAACGGCGTCGGCTTCCAGATCTATCTCTTTTTCCAGACCTTCGATGTCGCGGCGATCCTTGCCTACACGCTGGCCTTCGTCGCAATCATGCTGCTGATCGAACTCCTGCTGGTGCAACCCTTTGAACGACATGCAACCCGTTGGCGCCCTCGCCCCGCTTAG